In a genomic window of Flavobacterium crassostreae:
- a CDS encoding DNA topoisomerase IV subunit B, giving the protein MSDQNQYTEDNIRSLDWKEHIRMRPGMYIGKLGDGSSADDGIYILLKEVLDNCIDEFVMGAGKTIEVSIKDKTVAVRDYGRGIPLGKVIDVVSKMNTGGKYDSLAFKKSVGLNGVGTKAVNALSNYFRVESVREDKQKAAEFSAGNLVLDEDIIATTKRKGTKVTFIPDETIFKNYKFRNEYVIKMLKNYCYLNTGLTIIYNGEKYFSDNGLKDLLDENIAQEDMIYPIIHLKGEDIEVAITHSKSQYSEEYHSFVNGQNTTQGGTHLVAFREALVKTIREFYNKTFDPSDVRKSIVSAVSVKVMEPVFESQTKTKLGSTDIGSEPGMPSVRTFVNDFVKTKLDNYLHKNPETADLLLRKILQAERERKELSGIRKLAKDRAKKSNLHNKKLRDCRVHLPDIKNARYLESTLFITEGDSASGSITKSRDVNTQAVFSLRGKPLNSYGMSKKIVYENEEFNLLQAALDIEDDMENLRYNNIVIATDADVDGMHIRLLLITFFLQFFPELIKEGHLYILQTPLFRVRNKKETIYCYSDEERKVAIEKLKPKPEITRFKGLGEISPDEFQFFIGEDIRLDPVMMDKNTSVEQLLSFYMGKNTPDRQEFIIKNLKVELDVVEKE; this is encoded by the coding sequence ATGTCTGATCAAAATCAATATACCGAAGATAATATCCGGTCACTGGACTGGAAAGAGCACATCCGTATGCGTCCCGGGATGTATATCGGAAAACTAGGCGATGGCTCCTCTGCAGATGATGGTATTTATATTTTATTAAAAGAGGTGCTGGATAACTGTATTGATGAGTTTGTTATGGGTGCCGGCAAGACCATTGAGGTATCTATAAAAGATAAAACGGTGGCTGTTAGGGATTATGGCCGTGGGATTCCGCTGGGCAAGGTGATTGATGTGGTTTCTAAAATGAATACGGGAGGAAAATACGACTCTTTGGCATTTAAGAAATCCGTTGGTCTGAACGGTGTGGGTACTAAGGCGGTGAATGCTCTGTCTAACTATTTTAGGGTGGAGTCTGTTCGAGAAGACAAACAAAAGGCGGCAGAATTCTCGGCCGGAAATTTGGTTTTGGATGAGGATATCATTGCTACTACCAAACGCAAAGGAACCAAGGTTACCTTTATTCCGGACGAAACTATTTTTAAAAATTATAAGTTTAGAAATGAGTATGTAATAAAAATGCTCAAAAATTATTGTTACCTAAATACCGGGTTGACAATAATTTATAATGGAGAAAAATATTTTTCGGACAATGGATTGAAAGATTTGTTAGACGAAAATATTGCTCAAGAGGACATGATTTATCCCATTATTCACCTAAAAGGAGAGGATATTGAGGTAGCAATTACGCATAGTAAGTCCCAGTATAGTGAGGAGTACCACTCTTTTGTAAATGGACAAAATACCACACAAGGAGGAACGCATTTGGTGGCTTTTAGGGAAGCTTTGGTTAAAACCATTCGAGAGTTTTATAACAAAACGTTTGATCCATCGGATGTTAGAAAATCGATTGTCAGCGCCGTGAGTGTAAAGGTGATGGAGCCAGTATTTGAATCTCAAACCAAAACCAAACTGGGATCTACCGATATAGGTTCGGAACCCGGAATGCCCTCTGTGCGTACGTTTGTAAATGATTTTGTGAAAACAAAATTAGACAACTACCTGCATAAAAATCCAGAAACGGCAGATTTGCTTTTGCGAAAAATTTTGCAGGCCGAAAGAGAGCGAAAAGAGCTTTCGGGTATTAGAAAACTAGCCAAGGATCGTGCTAAGAAATCCAACTTGCACAACAAAAAATTACGAGACTGTAGGGTGCATTTGCCCGATATTAAAAATGCCCGCTATCTAGAGAGTACGCTCTTTATTACCGAGGGAGACTCGGCGTCGGGATCCATTACTAAATCGCGGGATGTGAATACACAGGCTGTTTTTAGTTTGCGTGGTAAGCCTTTGAACTCCTATGGCATGAGCAAAAAAATTGTTTACGAAAACGAAGAGTTCAATTTGTTGCAAGCCGCTCTAGATATTGAAGACGATATGGAAAACCTGCGTTACAACAACATTGTAATTGCAACGGATGCCGATGTGGATGGCATGCACATCCGATTGTTATTGATTACGTTTTTTTTGCAGTTTTTTCCAGAATTGATCAAAGAGGGGCATTTGTATATTTTGCAAACCCCACTCTTTAGGGTCCGAAACAAAAAAGAAACCATTTATTGCTACTCAGATGAGGAGCGCAAAGTCGCCATCGAGAAACTAAAGCCCAAACCCGAAATTACTCGATTTAAGGGATTGGGAGAGATCTCGCCAGATGAGTTTCAGTTTTTTATAGGCGAAGATATTCGGTTGGATCCGGTGATGATGGACAAAAATACTTCTGTGGAACAATTGCTTTCTTTTTATATGGGTAAAAATACCCCAGACCGTCAAGAGTTTATTATTAAAAATTTGAAGGTAGAATTGGATGTGGTGGAGAAGGAGTAG
- a CDS encoding DNA gyrase/topoisomerase IV subunit A yields MKDEEQEDINPEKEAINSEDSSVGKNPEADEADDVVEKSTDTGHFYDTNEDGAETITKVTGMYKDWFLDYASYVILERAVPAIEDGFKPVQRRIMHSLKELDDGRYNKVANVVGHTMQYHPHGDASIGDAMVQIGQKELLIDCQGNWGNILTGDSAAASRYIEARLSKFALEVLYSPKITDWGMSYDGRRAEPNNLPVKFPLLLAQGAEGIAVGLSTKVLPHNFNELIDASIKILKGKPFAIYPDFMTQGIADVSNYNDGMRGGRVRVRAKIAQQDKNTLVITQIPFSTNTTTLIDSILKANEKGKIKIKKIEDNTAANVEILIHLYPGVSPDKTIDALFAFTACETSVAPLGCVIEDNKPLFIGVSDMLKISTNRTVQLLKSELEIQLAELEEQWHFLSLERIFIENKIYRDIEEKTTRDTVIQAVEDGLKPHIQHLKRAITEEDILRLLDIRIMRISKFDSNKAQDKIEALEGSIAQVKQDLEHLIDFAIAYFTKLKEKYGKGRERQTELRIFDDIEATKVVLRNTKLYVNREEGFVGTSLKKDEYVTDCSDIDDVIVFLRNGNMMITKVDAKTFVGKDIIHIAIFDKSDKRTIYNILYRDGKSGPAYIKRFNVTAVTRDKLYDLTAGTAGSQILYFTCNPNGEAEVITILLRQVGNIKKLKFDIDFAKLTIKGRTAKGNIASKYPIKKIEIKEKGISTLLPRKVWFDDTVRRLNVEGRGALLGEFRPSDKILIIQQSGKLKVVTPELTTHFETDMVVLEKWVPQKPISAIYYDGEKQRYYLKRFLVETENKEEVFITEHPNSQLEIVATDYRPVAELVFPKIKGVQKETIVIDVENFIAIKGFKAMGNQLTTDKLKQVNLLDPLPYEAPLETPPEKSNLDSENHTDGDVQLDEDGQVILF; encoded by the coding sequence ATGAAAGACGAGGAACAAGAAGATATAAATCCAGAAAAGGAAGCGATTAACTCAGAGGATTCTAGCGTTGGTAAAAATCCAGAAGCAGATGAAGCAGATGATGTTGTTGAAAAATCGACAGACACAGGCCATTTTTACGATACTAACGAAGACGGTGCCGAAACCATTACTAAGGTAACCGGAATGTATAAAGACTGGTTCTTAGATTATGCCTCTTACGTAATTCTCGAACGAGCCGTTCCTGCTATCGAGGATGGTTTTAAACCCGTGCAACGCCGTATTATGCACTCCTTAAAAGAGCTGGATGATGGGCGGTACAACAAAGTTGCCAATGTTGTGGGCCACACCATGCAGTACCACCCACACGGAGATGCTAGTATTGGGGACGCTATGGTGCAAATAGGCCAAAAAGAACTCCTGATTGATTGCCAAGGAAACTGGGGAAACATACTCACTGGAGATAGTGCCGCAGCTTCGCGTTATATTGAAGCTCGTTTGTCTAAGTTTGCCTTAGAGGTTTTATATAGTCCAAAAATTACAGATTGGGGTATGTCTTATGATGGTCGTAGAGCCGAACCCAACAACTTGCCCGTAAAATTTCCGTTGCTATTGGCACAAGGAGCCGAGGGGATTGCTGTGGGACTTTCGACCAAAGTATTGCCACACAATTTTAATGAACTAATTGATGCTTCGATCAAAATATTAAAAGGGAAACCCTTTGCAATTTATCCTGATTTTATGACACAAGGTATTGCCGATGTGTCTAATTATAATGATGGAATGCGTGGTGGTAGAGTACGGGTGCGTGCCAAAATTGCGCAACAAGATAAAAACACCTTGGTGATTACCCAAATTCCGTTTTCGACCAATACTACTACACTTATTGATAGTATTTTGAAAGCCAATGAAAAAGGGAAGATCAAAATCAAGAAAATTGAAGACAATACAGCAGCCAATGTAGAAATCTTAATTCATTTATATCCAGGTGTTTCGCCAGATAAAACGATAGATGCCTTATTTGCCTTTACGGCTTGCGAAACCTCTGTGGCGCCGCTTGGTTGTGTGATCGAAGATAACAAACCGCTGTTTATAGGCGTATCGGATATGTTGAAAATTTCGACCAACAGAACCGTGCAGCTATTAAAGAGTGAACTCGAAATTCAACTAGCCGAATTAGAGGAGCAATGGCATTTTTTATCCTTAGAACGTATTTTTATTGAAAACAAAATTTATAGAGATATTGAGGAAAAAACCACACGCGATACCGTTATTCAAGCAGTAGAAGATGGTCTAAAACCACACATCCAACATTTAAAGCGTGCCATAACCGAAGAGGATATTTTGAGATTGTTAGACATCCGAATCATGCGTATCTCTAAGTTTGACAGCAACAAAGCACAAGATAAAATTGAAGCTTTAGAAGGAAGTATTGCACAAGTAAAGCAGGATTTAGAACATTTGATTGATTTTGCGATAGCCTACTTTACAAAGCTTAAAGAAAAGTATGGAAAAGGGCGCGAACGCCAAACAGAGCTTCGTATTTTTGACGATATTGAGGCCACCAAAGTAGTTTTGCGCAATACCAAATTATATGTAAATAGAGAAGAAGGATTTGTTGGAACCAGTCTCAAAAAAGACGAGTACGTTACCGATTGTTCGGATATTGATGATGTTATTGTTTTTTTGCGCAACGGAAACATGATGATCACCAAGGTAGATGCCAAAACCTTTGTAGGCAAAGACATTATCCATATTGCTATTTTTGACAAGAGTGACAAGCGCACCATTTATAATATACTATATCGAGACGGAAAATCGGGCCCAGCTTATATAAAACGGTTTAATGTAACTGCCGTAACCAGAGATAAATTATATGATTTAACAGCAGGCACTGCAGGATCTCAAATTTTGTATTTTACATGCAATCCTAATGGCGAAGCAGAAGTTATTACCATACTATTGCGACAGGTAGGAAACATCAAAAAATTAAAATTTGACATAGATTTTGCCAAACTTACCATTAAAGGCCGTACTGCCAAAGGAAACATAGCCAGTAAATACCCTATCAAAAAAATTGAAATCAAAGAAAAAGGAATCTCCACCTTACTGCCCAGAAAAGTATGGTTTGATGACACCGTTAGACGTTTAAATGTAGAGGGTAGAGGAGCATTATTGGGAGAATTTAGACCTAGCGACAAAATACTAATTATCCAACAATCTGGAAAATTAAAAGTAGTCACACCAGAGCTAACCACCCATTTTGAAACCGATATGGTTGTATTAGAAAAATGGGTGCCCCAAAAACCCATTTCGGCAATATACTATGATGGCGAGAAGCAGCGGTATTATCTAAAACGTTTTTTGGTAGAAACAGAAAACAAAGAAGAGGTTTTTATAACCGAGCATCCTAATTCACAATTAGAGATTGTAGCAACCGACTACCGTCCGGTGGCAGAGTTGGTTTTTCCAAAAATAAAAGGCGTCCAAAAAGAAACCATTGTTATAGATGTAGAAAATTTTATTGCCATAAAAGGATTCAAGGCCATGGGGAACCAATTGACTACAGATAAACTAAAGCAAGTAAACCTGTTAGACCCATTGCCATATGAAGCACCTCTAGAAACACCGCCAGAAAAAAGCAATTTGGATTCAGAGAACCATACCGATGGGGATGTGCAACTAGATGAAGATGGTCAGGTAATATTATTTTGA